The nucleotide sequence ATTACATTCGCATCTTCGGTGACTGTCCCGGTAGACACCCCGGCAATTACCGGGACATCATTGGTGCCCTGGATCGTCACCGTGACCGTTTGACTGGCACTGCCATCGGCTGAGGTCACAGTGAAGCTATCGGTCAGCGTTTGGCCAGCCCCTAACTGCTGGATGGCTGTTTGTGCATTGTTCGCCGTGTAAGTCCAGACCCCATTGGCAGCCAGGGTAAAGGTACCGTAAGTGCCTGCCACAGAAGGCTGGGCGATAAAACTGGATTGCCCGGCATCGACATCGGCAATGGTCAAGGTACCGCTGCTGCTCAGGTTATTGTTGGCAACATTCGCATCTTCAGTCACCGTACCGGTAGACACCCCGGCAATTACCGGGACATCATTGGTGCCCTGGATCGTCACCGTGACCGTTTGACTGGCACTGCCATCGGCTGAGGTCGCAGTAAAGCTATCAGTCAACGTTTGGCCAGCCCCTAACTGCTGGATGGCTGTTTGTGCATTGTTCGCCGTGTAAGTCCAGACCCCATTGGCGGCCAGGGTAAAGGTACCGTAGGTGCCTGCCACAGAAGGCTGGGCGATAAAACTGGATTGCCCGGCATCGACATCGGCAATGGTCAAGGTACCGCTGCTGCTCAGGTTATTGTTGGCAACATTCGCATCTTCAGTCACCGTACCGGTAGACACCCCGGCAATTACCGGGACATCATTGGTGCCCTGGATGGTCACAGTGACCGTTTGACTGGCACTGCCATCGGCTGAGGTCGCAGTAAAGCTATCAGTCAACGTTTGGCCAGCCCCTAACTGCTGGATGGCTGTTTGTGCATTGTTCGCCGTGTACGTCCAGACCCCATTGGCAGCCAGGGTAAAGGTACCGTAAGTGCCTGCCACAGAAGGCTGGGCGATAAAACTGGATTGGCCGGCATCGACATCGGCAATGGTCAAGGTACCGCTGCTGCTCAGGTTATTGTTGGCAACATTCGCATCTTCAGTCACCGTACCGGTAGACACCCCGGCAATCACCGGGACATCATTGGTGCCCTGGATCGTCACCGTGACCGTTTGACTGGCACTGCCATCGGCTGAGGTCGCAGTAAAGCTATCGGTCAGCGTTTGGCCAGCCCCTAATTGCTGGATGGCCGTTTGTGCATTGTTCACCGTGTATGTCCAGACCCCATTGGCAGCCAGGGTAAAGGTACCGTAGGTGCCTGCCACAGAAGGCTGGGCGATAAAACTGGATTGGCCGGCATCCACATCGGCAATGGTCAACGTACCGCCACTGCTCAGATTGGCATTTATTACATTCGCATCTTCGGTGACTGTCCCGGTAGACACCCCAGCAATTATCGGGACATCATTGGTGCCCTGGATGGTCACAGTGACCGTTTGACTGGCACTGCCATCGGCTGAGGTCGCAGTGAAGCTATCGGTCAGCGTTTGGCCAGCCCCTAACTGCTGGATGGCTGTTTGTGCATTGTTCGCCGTGTAAGTCCAGACCCCATCAGCAGCCAGGGTAAAGGTACCGTAAGTGCCTGCCACAGAAGGCTGGGCGATGAAACTGGATTGCCCGGCATCGACATCGGCAATGCTGAGCGTCCCACTACTAGTCAGATTACCACTGGTGACATTGACATCTTCAGTCACCGTACCGGTAGACACCCCGGCAATCACCGGGACATCATTGGTGCCCTGGATCGTCACCGTGACCGTTTGACTGGCACTGCCATCGGCTGAAGTCGCAGTAAAGCTATCAGTCAACGTTTGGCCAGCCCCTAATTGCTGGATGGCCGTTTGTGCATTGTTCGCCGTGTACGTCCAGACCCCATCGGCAGCCAGGGTAAAGGTACCGTAGGTTCCTGCCACAGAAGGCTGGGCGATGAAACTGGATTGCCCGGCATCGACATCGGCAATGCTGAGCGTACCGCCGCTGCTCAAGTTATTGTTGGCAACATTCACATCTTCGGTGACCACAGCAGTCGCAACACCGCCGATCTCTGGTACATCATTCGTCCCGGTAATCGTCACCGTGACCGTTTGACTGGCACTGCCATCGGCTGAGGTCGCAGTAAAGCTATCAGTCAACGTTTGGCCAGCCCCTAACTGCTGGATGGCTGTTTGTGCATTGTTCGCCGTGTACGTCCAGACCCCATTGGCAGCCAGGGTAAAGGTACCGTAGGTGCCTGCCACAGAAGGCTGGGCGATAAAACTGGATTGGCCGGCATCGACATCGGCAATGCTGAGCGTCCCACTACTAGTCAGATTACCACTGGTGACATTGACATCTTCAGTCACCGTACCGGTAGACACCCCGGCAATCACCGGGACATCATTGGTGCCCTGGATCGTCACCGTGACCGTTTGACTGGCACTGCCATCGGCTGAAGTCGCAGTAAAGCTATCAGTCAACGTTTGGCCAGCCCCTAATTGCTGGATGGCCGTTTGTGCATTGTTCGCCGTGTACGTCCAGACCCCATCGGCAGCCAGGGTAAAGGTACCGTAGGTTCCTGCCACAGAAGGCTGGGCGATGAAACTGGATTGCCCGGCATCGACATCGGCAATGCTGAGCGTACCGCCGCTGCTCAAGTTATTGTTGGCAACATTCACATCTTCGGTGACCACAGCAGTCGCAACACCGCCGATCTCTGGTACATCATTCGTCCCGGTAATCGTCACCGTGACCGTTTGACTGGCACTGCCATCGGCTGAGGTCGCAGTAAAGCTATCAGTCAACGTTTGGCCAGCCCCTAACTGCTGGATGGCTGTTTGTGCATTGTTCGCCGTGTACGTCCAGACCCCATTGGCAGCCAGGGTAAAGGTACCGTAGGTGCCTGCCACAGAAGGCTGGGCGATAAAACTGGATTGGCCGGCATCGACATCGGCAATGCTGAGCGTACCGCCGCTGCTCAGGTTATTGTTGGCAACATTCACATCTTCGGTGACCACAGCAGTCGCAACACCGCCGATCTCTGGTACATCATTCGTCCCGGTAATCGTCACCGTGACCGTTTGACTGGCACTGCCATCGGCCGAGGTCGCAGTAAAGCTATCCGTCAACGTTTGGCCAGCCCCTAATTGCTGGATGGCCGTTTGTGCATTGTTCGCCGTGTACGTCCAGACCCCATCGGCAGCCAGGGTAAAGGTACCGTAGGTGCCTGCCACAGAAGGCTGGGCAATAAAACTGGATTGCCCGGCATCCACATCGGCAATGGTCAACGTACCGCCGCTGGCCAGATTGGCATTTATTACATTCGCATCTTCGGTGACCGCAGCAGTCGCAACACCGCCGACCTGCGGTACACCATTGATCCCTGTAATGGAAGTTATATTTCCCGCAGCGGCATCGACTTCGGCTAGAATAGCTTTTTGGCCTGGTGGTAAAAGAATATTTGGAATTTCTGTTCCATTTGCCTCTTGGGTATTGGCGCTAAAAGTATCAAATCCAGCTGCCACACTTCCAATTCCGTAGGAAGGCTCATAGACAAAGATACTGCCACCACTACCTAAAACAGGCCCTTCCCCTGCTGCAGTTGCTTCAAGCGCTTCAAGTAAAGCTACCGGATCAATGCCATTATCAACTGCTTTTTGTAGCAAATTTTCAATATCTTCTTGAGAGCTCTGTGAAATATTTTTTAGTAGTGGAGAAATGCCATCCAAATTAAAAGGGGTATTTACTGCGAGTTTAATATCCCCTAATTCAGTGGCATGAAGAAGTGCATCACCGCTCAATAAGAATAGCTGCTCTCCTTTCATTACTTGGGTGCCATTCTTTGCGATGGATAGCTGGCCACTCGCGTTACTTTTAATTAATAGTCCGTTAAGAGAATCAACAATCCCAGGTATCGTTTTACTCATCTCTAACATCCCCAAAACTGGACATTTTTTCTGGGTCGTCATGAACCAGTTAGCATTAAGTACAGTACTACTTACCTTTATCTCATCTTACAAGTATAGCTTCAATATTAGTGCAATTTTTAAACTATTTAAATCTTATTTGTAATTATTTGGTTAAGAAGGGTTCAACATCGCTGAGATAACATCCTTGGCCCCATTTTAGATGTATATTGTTTATTGCTTGCCACTGTGTTTCTGTTTCTATTTGTGTTGCAATAACTTGAATATCTAAGGTACAAGCCATTTCATTGAAATAATGAAGTAAAAACTGTTTGTTTTGGTTTTCGGCCAGGTCATAGGTTAAGCTACCATGCAATTTTAGGTAAGTAATAGGTAGCTCACTTAGGTAATGCATTGGCGAAAAATGAATTCCAGCTTGATCAACACCTACTTTTATATGTAATTTTTGTAACAGCTTTACAAAAGACATCACTTTTTCAAAATGTACTAATACAAACTGTTCATTAAATTCAATAAAGAGATTACTACGTGACTCAATTGAGAGAGTTTCAAGTTTTTTAATATAATCAGTCCGATGATCTTCATTTGTTACTGTCTCTTGAGTCAAATTTAATGCAATTTTTGTATGGCTTAAAAGATCGGCAGCAATAATTTTTGTTAAAACAAACTGATCTATTAAATAAGCAATTCCTGCTTTTTCGGCGATGGGTATGAAATAACCAGCAAATACCTGCTGTCCCTGCTCATTAATGCGGACAAACAATTCCTGATGATAATTTTCTCTGCTAGAAGTGACCCATTGAGAAAAAAGAGATATTCTGCCTTCAGATATGGCAGCCATGATACCCTTGCTATCAAGATTTATTTTATAGGGTATAGCTATGTTAGCATCAAACGCTATCCCTTTAGCTTCTTCCCTTGCTTTTTTTAGTACCAAATCAGTTTCAGTAAGCAACGTGCTAACAGACTGATGCAAAGAGTAAGAAGCAGCTGCAATAAATACGTTGCATACACTGTTATTAAATAATTTACGAACACTGAGATTAAACTCATTACAACGCTTTATAAATAAATCTGGATCATTTTCTCTAACAAGCAAACCAAAATTACTACCACTAATTCTTGCCATACAGATAATCATTGCGGAGGGCCAAAAATTTACACAGGCCTTTGCTACATCCTGAATAATTTTATCTCCTGCCTGATACCCTTGTTTTTTATTTAATGGTTCTAAGCCATCAATGGCCAGGATTACAAGAAAACCTGGTGTAAACTCTTCTTCATTACTTAGTAATGCCGTTGTTTGTTGCAAAAAATAACGTCGATTACCTAAATCAGTTAACGGGTCTTGAAAAGACTGATGGCGTAACATTTCCAATTGTTGCATCTGTTCTTGAAATAATCGCTTAATACGCATCACCATTTGATTCATAGCAAGAGTAACTTTTTTTAATTCCGGTGTTTTGGGGATAATAGTTTCAACAGGAAATTCCCCTTCACAAATGGCATTCGCCTGATCCCTCACTCGTTTTAAAGGTTTCAGCAGCCATTGAATGAATAAATAAACAATTAACAGCGAAATCAGTGCAAATAAAAGATACCAATAAACCAGTTCCACCGCATTATGCCAGAGCGCGTTAAAGGCATAATTACAATCACTTGCTACAAAAACTTCCCCTACCTGATTCCATCCTCGCATCACAACAGAGGATTGGACAGAAGCTGGCCATTTAATCAGCTGAATAAACCATGAAGGAACTTCCTGTTCTTTTGGAGAGGAATAACGCGATACCAATAACTCGCCATTTAGATCGCGAATTTCAATCAAAGCAAAATACCCTCGATCAAAGACTGCTTCAACCATCGAAAGCATGAGTGCTTTATCTTTACTATTTAAAGCTTGAGATAAAGACAAACCGAGAGAGGTTGCAGTATCTTGTGCATTACTATTCATCTGTTGGATGAAATAGTTACGCTCATTATTTAAAGTAATCAAATAGGTGCCAATAAAAATTAACATTAATAAACTAAGCACACCCAAAGCCATCTTCTTGGTTAATGTCATGCTAATCACCTTTTTTTTGCATTCTTCCTATCAGATCCCGCCATTTAGATAATCGTGCTGAATCCCCCAATGGCTTATCGTTTCCTCGTTGTTTTGCCAACCATAATCCTTCTCCATTAAAACTATAAACAGGGATTAAATCAGGCCTTTTTGAAGCGGGTAAAATCTTTCCCGTTAAATTATCAAGTATTAACGGTTCCAAATCGGGCTTTGCATAATAAGCCAAAACCATATGCGCTCGATTGAACTCAACAGATTTAACATAGGTAATACGTAAAGTCTGTATAGGAACTCCTAAAGCAAGTAGTGTAAAATATTTTGCAATAGAGAAATCCTCACAATCCCCACCACCATCGGCAATAAATTCATCGGGAGTTTTCCAATAATCAGTAGTTCCTTGATAACTCTCATCTTGTTCAAAGGTAAATTGATTAAAAAAATCATTCACCGCTTTCAGCTTATTATTTAAAGACTGGCTACGATAATTAATTATTAGTTGTTTCCATGCTGTAAAACGGCGTTTGGCAGGATCTTTAGAGTCTTGTTGCCTCATCACAATCTCCTTATGAGAGGCAACTGAATGACTGTATTTACAAAAACTATTCTGAGGTGTAAGAAAAAAGAGTAAAAACAACAGCCCAGCCAAGGTATTAGCTACATTTTGGTTCTTTCCTGTAGGTAACCAATATTCCTTGCACATGCGCTATTTCCTTCAACCTCTCCATACCATTTCCAGCATGGCCACGGTACTCATAAGGACCAACCACCACATTAAAGCAATCTGTACATTTGCTCAGTGACTCAATGCATGCTGCAAATCCAAGGTTGCGTAAACGGTTTCTCAATGCAACAGCATCTGCTTTTAACTTTAGACGTCCTGCAGAAACATACCAAATTCTTGGCGTCACACCAGGCGGTGGAGTCGTATTTTTTGCGATTATTGCTTTTGTTAAGGGGGTCGTATCCATATTCTTTACTGGTTGCGCCAGATATAAAGACCTGTCCGTTGTATCCGGATAGGGTAATTCATCCATCGCTTTGTTTAACAGTATATGCGTCTGGGCTGAACTGAAAACATCATTATTCACGACGTTTTGCGGTAAGCGCATCTTCAGATAACACAGCAACCGACCCATGCCATTGAGCAACCGATAACGACTATAAACCTCGTCATTGATTCCACGGGCCAACTCTATTTGTGACTGATAGTACTCATTCTGAGAATCCAGCAAATCCAGCAGGGTTCTTTTGCCAACCTTAAACTGTTCTTGATAAGCACTGCGAGTCTCTCTTGAAGCAACAACATGCCGGCGTAGCGGATTTAAACGCAACCCGGAGGCTGTCCACGCATTCCAGGACAACCGCACAGACTCCTTCATATCGATCAAAGCCTTATTCTTCAATTCATAGGCTTCTTGAACCTCATAGGCCGTCTGCCGTACATTGGCATCATCTGAACCGCCACGAAACAAATTATAATTCATCCGAATCATCGCCATTCGGTCATTATTCGGCCCTATCAATCCATCCAGGTTACGGTTTTGGGACGCACTCAATACAAAATCAACGCGCGGATAATACGCTGCCCGCGCAACATCGTATTGTGATTTCGCCTCTTTCACATCCGCATAGGTTGAACGGACAGTTGGATGGTTATCTAATCCTCGCTCTATTGCCTCACCTAATGAACGAGGCAAATCCTGGTGTGTCGGTACACGCGGCCACACCAATTTCCCTGGCCACTTCCCTACAACCTTCGCGTAATTAATCCGTGCTTCCTGCAAGTTCGCTTCCGCACTGATTTTATTCGATTCCGCCAAAGCCAGGCGAGCATCGGCTTGATCCACCTCTGCCTCGCGCGATACTCCTGCTTCACTCCGATCTTTTATCATGCCAAAAACTGCACGATGCGCATGATAGTTGGTGATTGCATAACCATATAATTTTTCGTGGAGAATCACCAGTAAATAGCGATTTATGATTTCTAGCGCTAAATCTTCCGCCACGCCTTGCGTTTTCAATTCCTGCGCTTGATACAAACTCTTCGTTCGTTTGACTTCATTAACTATACCGCCGCCAGCAAACAGATTTTGCTTTAACTCAATGTAGGATTCCGTACGATTCAATATCCTGATACCAGGCCCATCAATCGCTTCTGTCGTCGGGTTATCACTCCTTTCTCGACCAAAGCCCGCATTCGCATCGATAGTCGGCCACCAGCCTCCTCGAGCCTTATCTATCCCTTGACGCGCGGATAACTGCTTCGCCGTGTTATATAGAACATCAGGGTTAGAAATCATCCCGTGCTGCACTGCTTCATTTAATGTGTCCGCTCTTAATGGAGAGGTTGCAACAATAGCCAATACCAGTAAGCAATACCTCATTCATCCATCCTTCCCTGCTAGCAACATTCTCTAAAGATTAATAAGCTAATCCAAACTTCTATTAACATCAACTGTTTTGAAGCAATAGTTATTTTATAAATAGCCTTTCCACGTCCTCATCTAACCCCGAAAAGGATCAAACCAGGTAGGTCTATTCAAACTCCATCTTCACTTACACGCCCATTTCATTGACTACAACCACGGGAATTTGAGGGGTAATGTCCTGTATCGAATGAACTGTCGTGGCATCCACATTAAGCCCAACAAAAGTAAGCGTCGCACCATTAGCAAAATTCACATTCAAATCTTGTCCATTATTACTATTGGAAAACGGAGTTTGTTGATCCAGCAAATTGTCCAGATCATTCACATTCTCAACATTGATTACACTTTCAAATTTAAGCACATCCTGCGTCGGATTGAAATTATGGATAGTATTATTGCCTTTTAATGTTTCAAGGTTAAGTAATAAAGTATCCTGATCGGTATCAAGCCCAAGATCAATCACATTATTGCCTGTGCCTCCATCAACAATATCAGCACCTTTACCGGCATTAATGATATCGTTTCCTTCTTGCCCGAAAATTCGGTCATTTCCGGAGCCACCTTCCAGAATATCATGGCCTCCAGATCTTGTATTACCATTCGCCAACACTGTTTCCTGAGCCAATTCATGGGTATGATTATTGATATAATCCAGAGTATCAGCGCGGGTCCAGTTATATTGGGCATTGTTTTCTAATTCATTAAAAACTGCCCAACCTGAGCCTAGTGGTAAATCAAGCCCTTTATCTGCTGCAAGTTTATCCGTATAAAGTGTGTCACCATAAATAAGATCATTATCACCATAACCTACAATATGGTCACCACCAGCCGCATTTAAGGTAATAAATGGATTTAATTGCGCTAAAATGTCATTTAGTATCGCGGGTGAATTAGCATTAAAAGCTATTCCTGTGCTGTCAATATTATTCAGGTAACTGGTAGCCGCTGCATTATCAATCGATACCGCCCGTAATATTCCATGACTTTGTAGCGCATCTACTTCACTAAAGGTATCAGCAATACTTCTTACATAGTCATTAGAGCCACCACCAGTAGCAGTAGTACTACTAACAGCCAATGTTTCAAAATCGCCATCACTATCGTTATCGACTCGATATTGCTGTGTACCATCAAGATCCCGTGAGTTAGATTCTGAGATTAGATTATTAAAATCGCGTGTTGTTGCACCACCTGTTTCAGTGCCATATAAATTTCTAATAAGAACTTCTTCTGTTAAAGAACCATGGCCCATAACAGAAGTTTGACTCGTATAATTTGTGGAGTCACCATCCATATAGAATGTAGGTAAACCATCAGTTAAAAATATAGTTTGTTGAATATCCGCAGCGCCTGCGGAGGTGTCAAACCACTGATGGGTTGCTCCTAAAGCGGCTTCGTAGTTAGTACCCCCTGTTGCTTGTAAACCCGCAATAAAATTAAGCGCTCCTGCTAAACCAGCAGCCGTACTAATGTTAAAAGTTCCTTGATTATTTACAAAGGTGCTAAAAGAGGTTAGATGAACATTAATCGTAGCATTTTCTGTCTCTGATAATTGGTTTAACAAATTAGATACTAAACTTTTCATGACAGTTAAACGGGATTGATTATTGCCAAAAATTTCACCCATACTGCCGGATGTATCAAGAATAAACGCTAAATTGGCTACCTTACCTACAACTTCTACACCGCCAACATCTCCCACTAAAATGTCGGCTCTTCCATCACCAGATATGGTACCTTGCCCACTACCCACTTCGTAATTGGGTAGACTATTCCCTGTATCATTAGTATTTGTACCTACGATAAGCACAGGAGGCGACGTGTC is from Legionella donaldsonii and encodes:
- a CDS encoding TolC family outer membrane protein — translated: MRYCLLVLAIVATSPLRADTLNEAVQHGMISNPDVLYNTAKQLSARQGIDKARGGWWPTIDANAGFGRERSDNPTTEAIDGPGIRILNRTESYIELKQNLFAGGGIVNEVKRTKSLYQAQELKTQGVAEDLALEIINRYLLVILHEKLYGYAITNYHAHRAVFGMIKDRSEAGVSREAEVDQADARLALAESNKISAEANLQEARINYAKVVGKWPGKLVWPRVPTHQDLPRSLGEAIERGLDNHPTVRSTYADVKEAKSQYDVARAAYYPRVDFVLSASQNRNLDGLIGPNNDRMAMIRMNYNLFRGGSDDANVRQTAYEVQEAYELKNKALIDMKESVRLSWNAWTASGLRLNPLRRHVVASRETRSAYQEQFKVGKRTLLDLLDSQNEYYQSQIELARGINDEVYSRYRLLNGMGRLLCYLKMRLPQNVVNNDVFSSAQTHILLNKAMDELPYPDTTDRSLYLAQPVKNMDTTPLTKAIIAKNTTPPPGVTPRIWYVSAGRLKLKADAVALRNRLRNLGFAACIESLSKCTDCFNVVVGPYEYRGHAGNGMERLKEIAHVQGILVTYRKEPKCS
- a CDS encoding transglutaminase-like cysteine peptidase translates to MRQQDSKDPAKRRFTAWKQLIINYRSQSLNNKLKAVNDFFNQFTFEQDESYQGTTDYWKTPDEFIADGGGDCEDFSIAKYFTLLALGVPIQTLRITYVKSVEFNRAHMVLAYYAKPDLEPLILDNLTGKILPASKRPDLIPVYSFNGEGLWLAKQRGNDKPLGDSARLSKWRDLIGRMQKKGD
- a CDS encoding bifunctional diguanylate cyclase/phosphodiesterase; amino-acid sequence: MTLTKKMALGVLSLLMLIFIGTYLITLNNERNYFIQQMNSNAQDTATSLGLSLSQALNSKDKALMLSMVEAVFDRGYFALIEIRDLNGELLVSRYSSPKEQEVPSWFIQLIKWPASVQSSVVMRGWNQVGEVFVASDCNYAFNALWHNAVELVYWYLLFALISLLIVYLFIQWLLKPLKRVRDQANAICEGEFPVETIIPKTPELKKVTLAMNQMVMRIKRLFQEQMQQLEMLRHQSFQDPLTDLGNRRYFLQQTTALLSNEEEFTPGFLVILAIDGLEPLNKKQGYQAGDKIIQDVAKACVNFWPSAMIICMARISGSNFGLLVRENDPDLFIKRCNEFNLSVRKLFNNSVCNVFIAAASYSLHQSVSTLLTETDLVLKKAREEAKGIAFDANIAIPYKINLDSKGIMAAISEGRISLFSQWVTSSRENYHQELFVRINEQGQQVFAGYFIPIAEKAGIAYLIDQFVLTKIIAADLLSHTKIALNLTQETVTNEDHRTDYIKKLETLSIESRSNLFIEFNEQFVLVHFEKVMSFVKLLQKLHIKVGVDQAGIHFSPMHYLSELPITYLKLHGSLTYDLAENQNKQFLLHYFNEMACTLDIQVIATQIETETQWQAINNIHLKWGQGCYLSDVEPFLTK